The Manis javanica isolate MJ-LG chromosome 4, MJ_LKY, whole genome shotgun sequence genome contains a region encoding:
- the KIF19 gene encoding kinesin-like protein KIF19 isoform X2, translating to MKDSADSKDQQLTVALRVRPISVAELEEGATLIAHKVDEQMVVLMDPMEDPDDILRAHRSREKSYLFDVAFDFTATQEMVYQATTKSLIEGVISGFNATVFAYGPTGCGKTYTMLGTDHEPGIYVRTLNDLFHAIEETGNDTEYEVSMSYLEIYNEMIRDLLNPALGYLELREDSRGVIQVAGITEVSTINAKEIMQLLMKGNRQRTQEPTAANRTSSRSHAVLQVAVRQRSRVKNILQEVRQGRLFMIDLAGSERASQTQNRGQRMKEGAHINRSLLALGNCINALSDRSGNKYINYRDSKLTRLLKDSLGGNSRTVMIAHISPASSAFEESRNTLTYAGRAKNIKTRVKQNLLSVSYHIAQYTSIIADLRGEIQRLKCKIEEQGGRSQARGRQERGDIRHIQAEVQLHSGQGEQAEMGQLREQLIGALQEQMDVRRRLLELESRAMEVHIDTSRHLLTIAGWEHEKSRRALKWREEQRKESYTKDDSEKDSDTGDDQPEVLEPPEVASARESITALMGEQKQLRKQKLALEQRCHELRARGRHLEETLPRRIGSEEQREVLSLLCRVHELEVENTEMQSHARLRDGALRHRREAVRRLEQHRSLCDEIIQGQRQIIDDYNLAIPQHLGELYEAYLRELEEGSLERATIMDRVASRALRDSSLPKVTPAGTTLTLESDPENVKVLSSEAQHLQNCIFPPVSTGSEANCVFKASPRAWQVKSSSVPTPPPIQAPTQDSLVSLSSRISSSPDSTENPSEIPLSSKERKEIQKGTKCISVKAARWHSQALGAKGRRLLAPAMERNSLSLHSLSEAEDMRSPGLLACKRPPSPTLQHAASEDNLSSSTGEAPSREVRHHGDGPGPWLQGQKKSLGKKQESLEAKRRKRRSRSFEVTGQGLTHPKTHLLGPHPMESISDHRMPVCRRPAPGIRHLGKATLPLAKVKLPLSQNTAGVSQRATRGPRMTHGTSTHGKDGRFWHN from the exons ATGAAGGACAGCGCGGACTCCAAGGACCAGCAACTCACG GTGGCGCTCCGGGTCCGGCCCATCAGCGTGGCGGAGCTGGAGGAAGGAGCCACCCTCATCGCCCATAAAGTGGATGAGCAG ATGGTGGTTCTCATGGACCCAATGGAGGATCCTGATGATATCCTGCGGGCGCATCGCTCCCGGGAGAAGTCCTACCTATTCGACGTGGCCTTTGACTTCACTGCCACCCAG GAGATGGTGTACCAGGCCACCACCAAGAGCCTCATCGAAGGCGTCATCTCAGGCTTCAATGCCACTGTGTTTGCCTATGGCCCCACAG GCTGTGGAAAAACCTACACCATGCTGGGCACAGACCACGAGCCCGGCATCTACGTGCGGACCCTCAATGACCTCTTCCATGCCATTGAGGAGACCGGCAATGACACGGAATATGAGGTGTCCATGTCCTACCTGGAG ATCTACAATGAGATGATCCGGGACCTGCTGAACCCTGCCCTGGGGTACCTGGAGCTGAGGGAGGACTCCAGAGGGGTGATCCAGGTGGCTGGAATCACCGAGGTCTCCACCATCAATGCCAAAGAG ATCATGCAGCTGCTGATGAAGGGGAACAGGCAGAGGACCCAGGAGCCCACGGCCGCCAACCGGACGTCCTCCCGCTCTCATGCTGTGCTCCAGGTGGCCGTGCGCCAGCGCAGCCGCGTCAAGAACATCCTGCAGGAGGTGCGGCAGGGCCGCCTGTTCATGATTGACCTGGCTGGCTCTGAGCGTGCCTCCCAG ACTCAGAACCGTGGGCAGCGCATGAAAGAGGGGGCCCACATCAACCGCTCCCTGCTGGCGCTGGGCAACTGCATCAATGCACTGAGTGACAGAAGTGGCAACAAATACATCAACTATCGAGACAGCAAACTCACCCGGCTCCTCAAG GATTCCCTGGGGGGGAACAGCCGCACCGTGATGATCGCCCACATCAGCCCAGCCAGCAGCGCCTTTGAGGAGTCCCGGAACACCCTGACCTACGCTGGGCGGGCCAAGAACATCAAGACCAGG GTGAAGCAGAACCTGCTCAGCGTCTCCTACCACATCGCCCAGTACACCAGCATCATTGCTGACCTGCGGGGCGAGATCCAGAGACTTAAGTGCAAGATCGAGGAGCAGGGAGGGCGGAGCCAGGCCCGCGGCCGGCAGGAGCGGGGCGACATCCGCCACATCCAGG CCGAAGTCCAACTGCACAGCGGACAGGGTGAGCAGGCTGAGATGGGACAGCTGCGGGAGCAGCTCATCGGCGCTTTGCAGGAGCAGATGGACGTGCGGAGACGCCTGCTGGAGCTGGAGAGCCGTGCCATGGAGGTCCATATCGACACCTCCCGCCACTTGCTCACCATCGCTGG CTGGGAGCATGAGAAGTCACGCAGGGCACTCAAATGGCGGGAGGAGCAGCGGAAGGAGTCCTACACCAAGGACGACAGCGAAAAGGACTCGGACACGGGTGATGACCAGCCAGAGGTCCTGGAGCCCCCAGAGGTAGCCTCAGCCCGGGAGAGCATCACTGCCCTGATGGGCGAGCAGAAGCAACTGAGAAAGCAGAAG CTGGCGCTGGAGCAGCGCTGTCACGAGTTGCGCGCGCGGGGACGGCACCTGGAGGAGACGCTGCCACGGCGCATAGGCTCCGAGGAGCAGCGTGAGGTGCTCAGCCTGCTGTGCCGCGTGCACGAACTCGAGGTGGAGAACACGGAGATGCAGTCGCACGCGCGGCTCCGGGACGGGGCGCTCCGCCACCGCCGCGAGGCCGTGCGCCGCCTGGAACAGCACCGCAGTCTCTGCGATGAGATCATCCAGGGCCAGCGGCAGATCATCGACG ACTACAACCTGGCCATCCCACAGCATCTAGGGGAGCTGTATGAAGCCTATCTGCGGGAGCTGGAGGAGGGCAGCCTGGAGCGGGCCACCATCATGGACCGGGTGGCCTCTAGGGCCCTGAGG gacAGCTCCTTGCCCAAAGTTACACCAGCAGGAACCACACTGACTCTAGAGTCCGACCCGGAGAACGTGAAGGTGCTGAGCTCCGAAGCCCAGCACCTGCAGAACTGCATCTTCCCACCTGTCAGCACAGGGAG TGAAGCCAACTGTGTGTTCAAGGCCAGCCCCCGGGCCTGGCAGGTGAAGAGCTCCTCtgtgcccaccccacctcccatccAG GCCCCCACTCAGGACAGCCTGGTCAGCCTGAGCAGCCGGATCAGCTCTTCCCCCGACAGCACTGAGAATCCGTCGGAGATCCCCTTGTCCAGCAAAG agaggaaggagatCCAGAAGGGCACCAAGTGCATCTCGGTGAAGGCTGCCCGGTGGCACTCCCAGGCCCTAGGTGCCAAGGGGCGCCGCCTGCTGGCACCTGCAATGGAGCGCAACAGCCTGTCTCTGCACTCACTGAGCGAGGCAGAGGACATGCGGTCCCCCGGCCTACTGGCCTGCAAGCGGCCACCCAGCCCCACACTGCAGCATGCTGCCAGTGAGGACAACCTGTCCAGCAGCACGGGTGAGGCCCCCTCCCGAGAAGTCAGGCATCATGGTGAcggccctgggccctggctgcAGGGCCAGAAGAAAAGCCTGGGCAAGAAACAGGAGTCACTGGAAGCCAAGAGGAGGAAGCGGAGATCCCGGTCCTTTGAGGTCACGGGACAAGGG CTCACCCACCCCAAGACACACCTCCTGGGGCCTCATCCCATGGAGAGCATCTCAGATCACAGGATGCCAGTTTGCAGGCGGCCAGCCCCTGGTATCCGGCATCTGGGAAAGGCAACACTGCCTTTGGCCAAGGTCAAACTCCCTCTAAGCCAGAATACAG CTGGTGTTTCCCAACGGGCTACCCGTGGGCCCCGCATGACCCACGGCACAAGCACCCATGGCAAAGATGGACGCTTCTGGCATAACTGA
- the KIF19 gene encoding kinesin-like protein KIF19 isoform X1: MKDSADSKDQQLTVALRVRPISVAELEEGATLIAHKVDEQMVVLMDPMEDPDDILRAHRSREKSYLFDVAFDFTATQEMVYQATTKSLIEGVISGFNATVFAYGPTGCGKTYTMLGTDHEPGIYVRTLNDLFHAIEETGNDTEYEVSMSYLEIYNEMIRDLLNPALGYLELREDSRGVIQVAGITEVSTINAKEIMQLLMKGNRQRTQEPTAANRTSSRSHAVLQVAVRQRSRVKNILQEVRQGRLFMIDLAGSERASQTQNRGQRMKEGAHINRSLLALGNCINALSDRSGNKYINYRDSKLTRLLKDSLGGNSRTVMIAHISPASSAFEESRNTLTYAGRAKNIKTRVKQNLLSVSYHIAQYTSIIADLRGEIQRLKCKIEEQGGRSQARGRQERGDIRHIQAEVQLHSGQGEQAEMGQLREQLIGALQEQMDVRRRLLELESRAMEVHIDTSRHLLTIAGWEHEKSRRALKWREEQRKESYTKDDSEKDSDTGDDQPEVLEPPEVASARESITALMGEQKQLRKQKLALEQRCHELRARGRHLEETLPRRIGSEEQREVLSLLCRVHELEVENTEMQSHARLRDGALRHRREAVRRLEQHRSLCDEIIQGQRQIIDDYNLAIPQHLGELYEAYLRELEEGSLERATIMDRVASRALRDSSLPKVTPAGTTLTLESDPENVKVLSSEAQHLQNCIFPPVSTGSEANCVFKASPRAWQVKSSSVPTPPPIQAPTQDSLVSLSSRISSSPDSTENPSEIPLSSKERKEIQKGTKCISVKAARWHSQALGAKGRRLLAPAMERNSLSLHSLSEAEDMRSPGLLACKRPPSPTLQHAASEDNLSSSTGEAPSREVRHHGDGPGPWLQGQKKSLGKKQESLEAKRRKRRSRSFEVTGQGLTHPKTHLLGPHPMESISDHRMPVCRRPAPGIRHLGKATLPLAKVKLPLSQNTGPGDSSPLTVPSNPAGVSQRATRGPRMTHGTSTHGKDGRFWHN; the protein is encoded by the exons ATGAAGGACAGCGCGGACTCCAAGGACCAGCAACTCACG GTGGCGCTCCGGGTCCGGCCCATCAGCGTGGCGGAGCTGGAGGAAGGAGCCACCCTCATCGCCCATAAAGTGGATGAGCAG ATGGTGGTTCTCATGGACCCAATGGAGGATCCTGATGATATCCTGCGGGCGCATCGCTCCCGGGAGAAGTCCTACCTATTCGACGTGGCCTTTGACTTCACTGCCACCCAG GAGATGGTGTACCAGGCCACCACCAAGAGCCTCATCGAAGGCGTCATCTCAGGCTTCAATGCCACTGTGTTTGCCTATGGCCCCACAG GCTGTGGAAAAACCTACACCATGCTGGGCACAGACCACGAGCCCGGCATCTACGTGCGGACCCTCAATGACCTCTTCCATGCCATTGAGGAGACCGGCAATGACACGGAATATGAGGTGTCCATGTCCTACCTGGAG ATCTACAATGAGATGATCCGGGACCTGCTGAACCCTGCCCTGGGGTACCTGGAGCTGAGGGAGGACTCCAGAGGGGTGATCCAGGTGGCTGGAATCACCGAGGTCTCCACCATCAATGCCAAAGAG ATCATGCAGCTGCTGATGAAGGGGAACAGGCAGAGGACCCAGGAGCCCACGGCCGCCAACCGGACGTCCTCCCGCTCTCATGCTGTGCTCCAGGTGGCCGTGCGCCAGCGCAGCCGCGTCAAGAACATCCTGCAGGAGGTGCGGCAGGGCCGCCTGTTCATGATTGACCTGGCTGGCTCTGAGCGTGCCTCCCAG ACTCAGAACCGTGGGCAGCGCATGAAAGAGGGGGCCCACATCAACCGCTCCCTGCTGGCGCTGGGCAACTGCATCAATGCACTGAGTGACAGAAGTGGCAACAAATACATCAACTATCGAGACAGCAAACTCACCCGGCTCCTCAAG GATTCCCTGGGGGGGAACAGCCGCACCGTGATGATCGCCCACATCAGCCCAGCCAGCAGCGCCTTTGAGGAGTCCCGGAACACCCTGACCTACGCTGGGCGGGCCAAGAACATCAAGACCAGG GTGAAGCAGAACCTGCTCAGCGTCTCCTACCACATCGCCCAGTACACCAGCATCATTGCTGACCTGCGGGGCGAGATCCAGAGACTTAAGTGCAAGATCGAGGAGCAGGGAGGGCGGAGCCAGGCCCGCGGCCGGCAGGAGCGGGGCGACATCCGCCACATCCAGG CCGAAGTCCAACTGCACAGCGGACAGGGTGAGCAGGCTGAGATGGGACAGCTGCGGGAGCAGCTCATCGGCGCTTTGCAGGAGCAGATGGACGTGCGGAGACGCCTGCTGGAGCTGGAGAGCCGTGCCATGGAGGTCCATATCGACACCTCCCGCCACTTGCTCACCATCGCTGG CTGGGAGCATGAGAAGTCACGCAGGGCACTCAAATGGCGGGAGGAGCAGCGGAAGGAGTCCTACACCAAGGACGACAGCGAAAAGGACTCGGACACGGGTGATGACCAGCCAGAGGTCCTGGAGCCCCCAGAGGTAGCCTCAGCCCGGGAGAGCATCACTGCCCTGATGGGCGAGCAGAAGCAACTGAGAAAGCAGAAG CTGGCGCTGGAGCAGCGCTGTCACGAGTTGCGCGCGCGGGGACGGCACCTGGAGGAGACGCTGCCACGGCGCATAGGCTCCGAGGAGCAGCGTGAGGTGCTCAGCCTGCTGTGCCGCGTGCACGAACTCGAGGTGGAGAACACGGAGATGCAGTCGCACGCGCGGCTCCGGGACGGGGCGCTCCGCCACCGCCGCGAGGCCGTGCGCCGCCTGGAACAGCACCGCAGTCTCTGCGATGAGATCATCCAGGGCCAGCGGCAGATCATCGACG ACTACAACCTGGCCATCCCACAGCATCTAGGGGAGCTGTATGAAGCCTATCTGCGGGAGCTGGAGGAGGGCAGCCTGGAGCGGGCCACCATCATGGACCGGGTGGCCTCTAGGGCCCTGAGG gacAGCTCCTTGCCCAAAGTTACACCAGCAGGAACCACACTGACTCTAGAGTCCGACCCGGAGAACGTGAAGGTGCTGAGCTCCGAAGCCCAGCACCTGCAGAACTGCATCTTCCCACCTGTCAGCACAGGGAG TGAAGCCAACTGTGTGTTCAAGGCCAGCCCCCGGGCCTGGCAGGTGAAGAGCTCCTCtgtgcccaccccacctcccatccAG GCCCCCACTCAGGACAGCCTGGTCAGCCTGAGCAGCCGGATCAGCTCTTCCCCCGACAGCACTGAGAATCCGTCGGAGATCCCCTTGTCCAGCAAAG agaggaaggagatCCAGAAGGGCACCAAGTGCATCTCGGTGAAGGCTGCCCGGTGGCACTCCCAGGCCCTAGGTGCCAAGGGGCGCCGCCTGCTGGCACCTGCAATGGAGCGCAACAGCCTGTCTCTGCACTCACTGAGCGAGGCAGAGGACATGCGGTCCCCCGGCCTACTGGCCTGCAAGCGGCCACCCAGCCCCACACTGCAGCATGCTGCCAGTGAGGACAACCTGTCCAGCAGCACGGGTGAGGCCCCCTCCCGAGAAGTCAGGCATCATGGTGAcggccctgggccctggctgcAGGGCCAGAAGAAAAGCCTGGGCAAGAAACAGGAGTCACTGGAAGCCAAGAGGAGGAAGCGGAGATCCCGGTCCTTTGAGGTCACGGGACAAGGG CTCACCCACCCCAAGACACACCTCCTGGGGCCTCATCCCATGGAGAGCATCTCAGATCACAGGATGCCAGTTTGCAGGCGGCCAGCCCCTGGTATCCGGCATCTGGGAAAGGCAACACTGCCTTTGGCCAAGGTCAAACTCCCTCTAAGCCAGAATACAG GCCCTGGGGACTCCTCACCCCTCACTGTTCCCTCAAACCCAGCTGGTGTTTCCCAACGGGCTACCCGTGGGCCCCGCATGACCCACGGCACAAGCACCCATGGCAAAGATGGACGCTTCTGGCATAACTGA
- the KIF19 gene encoding kinesin-like protein KIF19 isoform X3: MDAGQPCRMVVLMDPMEDPDDILRAHRSREKSYLFDVAFDFTATQEMVYQATTKSLIEGVISGFNATVFAYGPTGCGKTYTMLGTDHEPGIYVRTLNDLFHAIEETGNDTEYEVSMSYLEIYNEMIRDLLNPALGYLELREDSRGVIQVAGITEVSTINAKEIMQLLMKGNRQRTQEPTAANRTSSRSHAVLQVAVRQRSRVKNILQEVRQGRLFMIDLAGSERASQTQNRGQRMKEGAHINRSLLALGNCINALSDRSGNKYINYRDSKLTRLLKDSLGGNSRTVMIAHISPASSAFEESRNTLTYAGRAKNIKTRVKQNLLSVSYHIAQYTSIIADLRGEIQRLKCKIEEQGGRSQARGRQERGDIRHIQAEVQLHSGQGEQAEMGQLREQLIGALQEQMDVRRRLLELESRAMEVHIDTSRHLLTIAGWEHEKSRRALKWREEQRKESYTKDDSEKDSDTGDDQPEVLEPPEVASARESITALMGEQKQLRKQKLALEQRCHELRARGRHLEETLPRRIGSEEQREVLSLLCRVHELEVENTEMQSHARLRDGALRHRREAVRRLEQHRSLCDEIIQGQRQIIDDYNLAIPQHLGELYEAYLRELEEGSLERATIMDRVASRALRDSSLPKVTPAGTTLTLESDPENVKVLSSEAQHLQNCIFPPVSTGSEANCVFKASPRAWQVKSSSVPTPPPIQAPTQDSLVSLSSRISSSPDSTENPSEIPLSSKERKEIQKGTKCISVKAARWHSQALGAKGRRLLAPAMERNSLSLHSLSEAEDMRSPGLLACKRPPSPTLQHAASEDNLSSSTGEAPSREVRHHGDGPGPWLQGQKKSLGKKQESLEAKRRKRRSRSFEVTGQGLTHPKTHLLGPHPMESISDHRMPVCRRPAPGIRHLGKATLPLAKVKLPLSQNTGPGDSSPLTVPSNPAGVSQRATRGPRMTHGTSTHGKDGRFWHN; this comes from the exons ATGGACGCAGGACAGCCGTGTAGG ATGGTGGTTCTCATGGACCCAATGGAGGATCCTGATGATATCCTGCGGGCGCATCGCTCCCGGGAGAAGTCCTACCTATTCGACGTGGCCTTTGACTTCACTGCCACCCAG GAGATGGTGTACCAGGCCACCACCAAGAGCCTCATCGAAGGCGTCATCTCAGGCTTCAATGCCACTGTGTTTGCCTATGGCCCCACAG GCTGTGGAAAAACCTACACCATGCTGGGCACAGACCACGAGCCCGGCATCTACGTGCGGACCCTCAATGACCTCTTCCATGCCATTGAGGAGACCGGCAATGACACGGAATATGAGGTGTCCATGTCCTACCTGGAG ATCTACAATGAGATGATCCGGGACCTGCTGAACCCTGCCCTGGGGTACCTGGAGCTGAGGGAGGACTCCAGAGGGGTGATCCAGGTGGCTGGAATCACCGAGGTCTCCACCATCAATGCCAAAGAG ATCATGCAGCTGCTGATGAAGGGGAACAGGCAGAGGACCCAGGAGCCCACGGCCGCCAACCGGACGTCCTCCCGCTCTCATGCTGTGCTCCAGGTGGCCGTGCGCCAGCGCAGCCGCGTCAAGAACATCCTGCAGGAGGTGCGGCAGGGCCGCCTGTTCATGATTGACCTGGCTGGCTCTGAGCGTGCCTCCCAG ACTCAGAACCGTGGGCAGCGCATGAAAGAGGGGGCCCACATCAACCGCTCCCTGCTGGCGCTGGGCAACTGCATCAATGCACTGAGTGACAGAAGTGGCAACAAATACATCAACTATCGAGACAGCAAACTCACCCGGCTCCTCAAG GATTCCCTGGGGGGGAACAGCCGCACCGTGATGATCGCCCACATCAGCCCAGCCAGCAGCGCCTTTGAGGAGTCCCGGAACACCCTGACCTACGCTGGGCGGGCCAAGAACATCAAGACCAGG GTGAAGCAGAACCTGCTCAGCGTCTCCTACCACATCGCCCAGTACACCAGCATCATTGCTGACCTGCGGGGCGAGATCCAGAGACTTAAGTGCAAGATCGAGGAGCAGGGAGGGCGGAGCCAGGCCCGCGGCCGGCAGGAGCGGGGCGACATCCGCCACATCCAGG CCGAAGTCCAACTGCACAGCGGACAGGGTGAGCAGGCTGAGATGGGACAGCTGCGGGAGCAGCTCATCGGCGCTTTGCAGGAGCAGATGGACGTGCGGAGACGCCTGCTGGAGCTGGAGAGCCGTGCCATGGAGGTCCATATCGACACCTCCCGCCACTTGCTCACCATCGCTGG CTGGGAGCATGAGAAGTCACGCAGGGCACTCAAATGGCGGGAGGAGCAGCGGAAGGAGTCCTACACCAAGGACGACAGCGAAAAGGACTCGGACACGGGTGATGACCAGCCAGAGGTCCTGGAGCCCCCAGAGGTAGCCTCAGCCCGGGAGAGCATCACTGCCCTGATGGGCGAGCAGAAGCAACTGAGAAAGCAGAAG CTGGCGCTGGAGCAGCGCTGTCACGAGTTGCGCGCGCGGGGACGGCACCTGGAGGAGACGCTGCCACGGCGCATAGGCTCCGAGGAGCAGCGTGAGGTGCTCAGCCTGCTGTGCCGCGTGCACGAACTCGAGGTGGAGAACACGGAGATGCAGTCGCACGCGCGGCTCCGGGACGGGGCGCTCCGCCACCGCCGCGAGGCCGTGCGCCGCCTGGAACAGCACCGCAGTCTCTGCGATGAGATCATCCAGGGCCAGCGGCAGATCATCGACG ACTACAACCTGGCCATCCCACAGCATCTAGGGGAGCTGTATGAAGCCTATCTGCGGGAGCTGGAGGAGGGCAGCCTGGAGCGGGCCACCATCATGGACCGGGTGGCCTCTAGGGCCCTGAGG gacAGCTCCTTGCCCAAAGTTACACCAGCAGGAACCACACTGACTCTAGAGTCCGACCCGGAGAACGTGAAGGTGCTGAGCTCCGAAGCCCAGCACCTGCAGAACTGCATCTTCCCACCTGTCAGCACAGGGAG TGAAGCCAACTGTGTGTTCAAGGCCAGCCCCCGGGCCTGGCAGGTGAAGAGCTCCTCtgtgcccaccccacctcccatccAG GCCCCCACTCAGGACAGCCTGGTCAGCCTGAGCAGCCGGATCAGCTCTTCCCCCGACAGCACTGAGAATCCGTCGGAGATCCCCTTGTCCAGCAAAG agaggaaggagatCCAGAAGGGCACCAAGTGCATCTCGGTGAAGGCTGCCCGGTGGCACTCCCAGGCCCTAGGTGCCAAGGGGCGCCGCCTGCTGGCACCTGCAATGGAGCGCAACAGCCTGTCTCTGCACTCACTGAGCGAGGCAGAGGACATGCGGTCCCCCGGCCTACTGGCCTGCAAGCGGCCACCCAGCCCCACACTGCAGCATGCTGCCAGTGAGGACAACCTGTCCAGCAGCACGGGTGAGGCCCCCTCCCGAGAAGTCAGGCATCATGGTGAcggccctgggccctggctgcAGGGCCAGAAGAAAAGCCTGGGCAAGAAACAGGAGTCACTGGAAGCCAAGAGGAGGAAGCGGAGATCCCGGTCCTTTGAGGTCACGGGACAAGGG CTCACCCACCCCAAGACACACCTCCTGGGGCCTCATCCCATGGAGAGCATCTCAGATCACAGGATGCCAGTTTGCAGGCGGCCAGCCCCTGGTATCCGGCATCTGGGAAAGGCAACACTGCCTTTGGCCAAGGTCAAACTCCCTCTAAGCCAGAATACAG GCCCTGGGGACTCCTCACCCCTCACTGTTCCCTCAAACCCAGCTGGTGTTTCCCAACGGGCTACCCGTGGGCCCCGCATGACCCACGGCACAAGCACCCATGGCAAAGATGGACGCTTCTGGCATAACTGA